Proteins found in one Candidatus Poribacteria bacterium genomic segment:
- a CDS encoding PQQ-binding-like beta-propeller repeat protein, translating into MKRIPFFIFLCLFVILPISISTADMRVTWVRTGVVVETEHKDGISDQISVATVFNGTAQALTEVLTIQRLDTDRVLLQFTWQPNQNYQFRLNDNLITATAPLKPVSYLIRTVELDTLLSLMENLRQPAKPTAIALGHGGAPNTEKLAVATDSGHLAVLHPITGETLWKTRISEGYVRRMAFSSDGSLLYIGEQAADGFIYCYDLTAAKPTLRWKYRTADDIETSTPSNPDSVYAWVNYPGPACMRTLANGDLLVASVHSWTENDIPRKMSQLYRFDSETGNVIWKWPDDKATSKIIRWFDVSADGKTLGLVTDSGHNLQGSPTDENGAGNGKLVVLNTAEGTEKWHADIEPLREYFAQVTFWRGVSISPSGKFINLTTDDGRAFIFDVNKSEPIWQENLTTPLEVSGIPIVATSGTIGATDVAALFVTGDTYIPYHLRKGAQKPSAGHPNGMTLFAYSWSGEKIWQWQLENMPQGLRIDAKDRYAVLSVSKRTQDPNESLHGVSVFDLTADGSGLSKYLYTYRTEGQLPYDTLAMSADGRLIVIVEVPMAMPDETVRGKNRVHVLY; encoded by the coding sequence ATGAAGCGAATTCCATTTTTTATTTTTCTCTGTCTGTTTGTTATTTTACCCATTAGCATTTCAACAGCCGATATGCGTGTCACCTGGGTTCGGACAGGCGTAGTCGTTGAAACTGAACACAAAGATGGTATCTCAGACCAAATCAGCGTCGCGACGGTATTCAACGGCACAGCACAAGCGTTAACCGAAGTCCTCACAATCCAACGACTTGATACCGACCGCGTTCTACTGCAATTCACATGGCAACCGAATCAAAATTACCAATTTCGCCTGAACGATAACCTGATAACAGCGACTGCGCCGCTAAAGCCGGTGTCGTACCTCATTCGCACTGTTGAATTAGATACGCTTTTATCGCTGATGGAAAACCTTCGTCAACCTGCGAAACCGACAGCGATTGCCTTAGGACACGGGGGCGCGCCCAACACAGAGAAGTTGGCGGTTGCGACAGACAGTGGACACCTCGCTGTTCTCCATCCGATCACGGGTGAGACGCTCTGGAAAACCCGTATTTCGGAAGGGTACGTAAGACGGATGGCGTTTAGTTCTGATGGTTCTTTGCTCTACATTGGGGAACAGGCGGCAGATGGATTTATCTATTGCTACGATCTGACCGCCGCAAAACCGACACTTCGCTGGAAATATCGCACAGCTGACGACATCGAAACTTCTACGCCGAGCAATCCGGACAGTGTCTACGCGTGGGTCAACTACCCCGGTCCAGCGTGTATGCGAACGCTGGCTAATGGAGATCTTTTGGTGGCAAGCGTGCACTCCTGGACAGAAAACGATATACCCCGTAAGATGTCCCAACTCTATAGGTTTGACAGCGAAACGGGGAATGTCATTTGGAAATGGCCCGATGACAAGGCGACTTCAAAGATAATACGCTGGTTTGACGTAAGTGCCGATGGGAAGACTCTTGGGCTTGTAACAGACAGTGGACATAACCTACAAGGGAGTCCGACCGATGAAAACGGTGCCGGTAATGGAAAACTCGTTGTTCTTAACACAGCAGAAGGAACGGAAAAGTGGCACGCGGATATTGAACCGCTGCGCGAGTATTTTGCACAGGTCACGTTCTGGAGAGGTGTCAGCATATCTCCCAGTGGTAAGTTCATCAACCTGACAACCGATGACGGACGCGCCTTCATTTTCGACGTGAACAAGTCGGAACCGATATGGCAGGAGAATTTGACGACACCATTAGAGGTCAGTGGTATTCCTATTGTGGCAACTTCCGGCACGATCGGTGCAACGGACGTGGCAGCACTTTTTGTTACTGGGGACACTTACATTCCCTATCATCTTCGGAAGGGCGCACAAAAACCTTCGGCGGGACACCCCAACGGGATGACGCTGTTTGCCTATTCGTGGTCTGGCGAAAAAATCTGGCAGTGGCAACTTGAGAATATGCCGCAAGGCTTGCGCATTGATGCGAAAGACCGTTATGCTGTGTTATCTGTTTCCAAGCGTACACAAGATCCGAACGAGAGCCTTCACGGTGTGTCAGTGTTCGATTTGACAGCAGACGGCAGCGGCTTATCGAAATATCTGTACACCTATCGTACAGAGGGACAACTGCCTTATGATACGCTTGCGATGAGTGCAGATGGCAGGCTCATTGTTATCGTTGAAGTGCCGATGGCAATGCCAG
- the hisI gene encoding phosphoribosyl-AMP cyclohydrolase, which translates to MKILSELKYDRDGLVAAVIQDRTNNEILMVGYMNAEAIKQTLSTGRVCFWSRSRQKLWIKGETSGHTQTVESVAVDCDGDALLIKVEQKVAACHVGYRSCFFREVSPDGESTRVIGEKVFEEDAVY; encoded by the coding sequence ATGAAGATTCTATCAGAACTCAAGTACGACCGTGACGGCTTAGTCGCCGCAGTCATTCAAGATCGCACAAACAACGAAATCCTGATGGTAGGTTACATGAATGCTGAGGCAATCAAACAAACCCTATCAACCGGACGCGTCTGCTTCTGGAGCCGTTCCCGCCAAAAACTGTGGATCAAGGGGGAGACTTCAGGGCATACACAGACGGTGGAATCTGTCGCAGTGGATTGCGACGGCGATGCCCTGCTCATAAAGGTTGAGCAAAAAGTCGCAGCGTGCCATGTCGGCTATCGTTCCTGCTTTTTTAGGGAAGTCTCCCCCGATGGCGAATCAACGCGTGTCATAGGTGAAAAGGTTTTCGAGGAAGATGCCGTCTATTAG
- a CDS encoding dockerin type I domain-containing protein produces the protein MNRFFFSRRPFSSTPRFKRHASVLIVVLFLTLLINPTFGQTEVQDLAVVINALTHPDLGITASLSLIDLMEPNERRAVDNEILHFSNEVLQRRRAVGLAIRGHLAYIPTFNLPVTGAPSNGDNIFIINLEAREIVGEIPIQAGATPQQIVFINDQKLYVTCAAAHEVHVVDIPNRNVTKVLTGAFNKPTGITLLNGKAYVSNPAWEWDPEARKTTYYQSTVTVIDTETDIILESIPVPTNAGQILNDGESTVIVKSTGNYNDITGYLVLIDATTDEITETVKLGFTPGSAALNSEKQLFMQGSWQNPGLLIYDVAAQDWIRDEDDTIANFSNDADAPIGGGLTFSPDGNLYITKPDWGGGGQDYVRVMDVMDASLLQTYHVGPGASILAFAQVISRREDLNNDGFINAEDLTIASRFLGDQGPGIIADVNGDEVVNILDLVLIGQAL, from the coding sequence ATGAACAGATTTTTTTTCTCTCGGCGACCTTTCTCATCCACACCGCGTTTCAAACGGCACGCATCCGTACTAATAGTCGTGCTATTCCTCACGCTCCTCATTAATCCAACCTTTGGACAAACAGAGGTTCAAGACCTTGCGGTTGTCATAAATGCCCTGACGCATCCGGATTTGGGTATTACGGCATCGCTTTCACTCATCGATTTAATGGAACCGAATGAAAGACGAGCCGTTGACAACGAAATACTCCATTTTAGCAACGAAGTGCTTCAGCGGCGGCGGGCAGTTGGTCTCGCCATCCGAGGACATCTCGCGTATATTCCGACTTTTAATTTACCCGTTACGGGTGCTCCAAGTAACGGCGATAATATCTTTATTATCAACTTGGAAGCCCGAGAAATTGTTGGCGAAATTCCGATCCAAGCAGGTGCGACTCCTCAGCAGATTGTTTTTATCAACGATCAGAAGTTGTACGTTACCTGTGCAGCGGCGCATGAGGTGCATGTCGTTGACATTCCGAATCGTAATGTAACGAAAGTTCTCACCGGTGCCTTCAATAAACCGACGGGTATCACGTTACTCAACGGCAAAGCCTACGTCTCGAATCCGGCATGGGAATGGGATCCAGAAGCAAGGAAAACCACCTATTACCAGAGCACTGTCACAGTGATTGATACGGAGACAGACATCATTCTGGAGTCAATACCGGTGCCGACAAACGCGGGCCAAATCCTTAACGACGGCGAATCGACTGTTATCGTCAAGTCGACAGGCAATTACAATGACATTACCGGGTACCTCGTTCTGATTGACGCGACCACCGATGAGATTACCGAAACAGTTAAACTCGGGTTCACACCTGGATCCGCCGCTCTTAATTCTGAAAAGCAGCTGTTTATGCAAGGCAGCTGGCAGAACCCCGGTTTGCTCATCTACGATGTCGCTGCCCAAGACTGGATTCGCGATGAAGACGATACGATTGCTAACTTCAGTAACGATGCGGATGCCCCTATCGGTGGTGGTTTGACCTTTAGCCCAGACGGCAATCTTTATATCACCAAACCCGACTGGGGAGGCGGTGGACAGGATTACGTTCGCGTCATGGATGTCATGGATGCATCTCTTTTGCAAACGTATCATGTTGGTCCCGGTGCTTCTATCCTTGCGTTCGCACAAGTTATCTCGCGCCGAGAAGACCTAAACAACGATGGGTTTATCAACGCCGAGGATTTGACAATCGCGAGCCGGTTCTTAGGAGATCAGGGACCTGGTATCATCGCCGATGTTAATGGTGACGAAGTGGTCAATATTCTTGACCTTGTGCTGATAGGGCAAGCACTTTAA